The sequence ggtcttgtgaccacctTGGTTTGCATGTAGAACCACTAGTAAATTGAACTACAAAAATCTTGGCAAATACCCTGTCATTATTGTGAATTTTAAGTTGCAAACAATTGTCTAAACCCCCAACCAATTCCAAgtaaaatttgtgaaatttatgtcattttgaatttattgtaataaatttgTGAGTtgtaatagattttttttatgcctTCTAGGTTCAAAATTTGTGGAGATTTATTCTATAGGCCCATTTTAATgggttaaaaaaagaagaagattttttagtaggttttaattttgcatttaccATTTACGCCCCTAGAAAAAGAGATCGAAACAAAAATACCcattctatctttttttttttgttttttttggataatccGTTCTATCATTCAGGTCcaaaaaaaaggcccaaatcAAGAACCCCGTCTCAGACTAGTTCGTCGTGGGGTCCTACCTTTTTGGTGGGCTTTGGGTGTCAATATGCAAAACCAACCGAACTCATTTGGTCCAAAAATGCTCTTACTCTTGACTGGACCAaaccaaaaatacccctaaatgtTGACGatcctgtttttttttttttttttttttttttttttgccattaaAATAATAGGGATTTGAACACTGAAAAATGTACCATTAAAATTACAAAGCTCCTAAATCAAACAATTATCTagttgattatttattttaaataattcgatatataatttttttttgtataatataATTCAGTCCTGCAGTCTATTCAAAACCAAAACTCTAAGGAATTTCGAAattatcaatataaaaataaaaaattttgacttaaaggaaaaaaaaaagttatgaaaaatcGAATTTGTGTGCTAAGAGCCTTACATTgttattgtattttttcttttacgtAGAGAACCATTATTTGAATTTCACTCCTCCATTCGGagtaaaaaaacatttttaaagaCAGGGTCAACCCAAGGCAACCCCCTCCACAAAAAGTTTATACTccttcagaaagaaaaaaaaaaaaagaaggctatAAGTcctcattataaaaaaaatataaaattaaaataaaaaaaaaaaaaaccccaaaatttgataagaataattaaaaaaaatggttgcgcacttttttttctctcataagTAATGCTAGGAATTCTACAAATTTTACCATAAGTTTACAAATTGACGTGCTACCAATGACAAAATAGAATAATTCAAATCATTAattatcttcttaaaaaaaaatattcattaatGAAATTGTTGAAGTTGATCAATCATAATCATGTACCATATCAATTTGTGACTATTTTGTTATAGGTTTAGCATTTTCTTTCTTAGTTCTAATAAAGCCTCCAAAATACAAGATTAATAAAAACCTAATCCAATTGAAAATATATTGTACATGTGTTAGATCATCAATGATGACTAATCTCCCTAatagtttgaaattttaattttgtaaatcaATATCCTAAATGATTTCAACGTTATTTATCTATCTCTCAAATAAACACATACCAAATAAATTttatccctctctctctccctcttaacACCaagatataaaattcaaaattatattacAATTGTACTTAAATATGCATCATCTTATATCTAAGATAAAGTAAGcctctttttataaaataataaattatctttttttgcGTTCAATTTAATGCTTCAACcatgaaatttaattttatatatatatataattaaatttttttagttaatattaattcatcaaattatatatttaatgcATCAAATTAACTTTGATTTggttttcaataaataaatttaattagttaatATTTAGGTATAAAAAATGTCCCCTTAAATTTTTGTCTTAGACTATTATGTGGAGCCGGCTTGcttaaagaaagaaattaaatgaAGAAATTAAACAGGGGCTCAttcctttcccaaaaaaaaaaaaaaggactcaattttatttatagagTGAGTCGAGTACAAAGGTTGGCCATAGCCATAGAATCCCAAAGAACTAAAGCACACACTCAAAGCAATATAGAGAGGTATAAATGATCAGcatcaaaaacaaataaatccaATCTCCCCTTGAATTGTTTTCTTTCAtctgtatgtatgtatgtatgtattaatGTATGTGTGTTCAGTTATCTTGGGAGAAGAAGTTGTTAATGGTAGGCATGACTTCCGGCGGGCGGGTACGAAGGAACTTGCGGAAGCCATGCTCGGCATATCTCATTCCTTCCTCTCTGTTATCAAGCACTGCCATTTTACGGTGAGCTTTGTTCACTCTGCAAATTAACAAAGCCATAAGAAAATAGATAATCCtgcataacaattttttttttttttttaatcctataGTAAAAAATTCTGAGGGGCTGATATCAATTTCttgcaaattaaaatttatgttgTACCTGACATCAGGGTTTTGCAATACGTTCCTTACAAGCTGGAAGGTGCACAGACTAGTTACGAAGGTCATTGCAGCCAATAGTGGATAAACCTGAATCCACAAACAAaccaatattattaatttttaccttaGGTTAATATACACATCTGAAAAAAGCTATAAAAATAAGCTTGGGAATAGCCTACGAATAGACTACATCGACGTGACAGTCAACCTCGTACAAGGGCTTGTAGGATCAATTATTAGCACGTGCATATTCAAGaactttttaattgaaattcacatctccaaatatttataataaagatatttaaaattcaaatcttctctatttctctattaatttgtaactattgaattgtcaaaaaaaattaaaagaataaatttaggATGCATAGTGTTTTAGAAGATTATGAACAGTATAATAATCACGTCTACAAGCTTCCAAAACACGAGGTAGCAATTATTACAAGAGAAACCTACTTTAAGATCAACAATAAGTGCTAGGTTATTTTAAAGATCTCTTAATCCAACAAAACTCACACAGCCAACAAAAGATAAACTTAAATCAAAAGTACTACAAATAATAGAAGAAACAGACCGGTAAGttggttctttttctttagacAAGGAATAGATTGATGTTATATACTATATActctaaatttcaaaaatatatttttgaatcaagtgatatttatgtatttaaaattaaaatttcaatacaaaaactcataaaatggACCTTTCAGCATTGATGTTTAGTGGccatgaaaatttatttatctcACTCACAccatcattatatatatatatatatatatatataataaaatattttaaaaaattacaacaaaaagagaacATAAAAAGTTTCGTATTAGCCATTACAATTTACAGCAATCAGGTTTAGCCTATGAGGTCAAGGGGTCAAATCAACTCaatgaaatcaaaataatattaataataatagccATGATTTGAGATTTAATTATTGGCCATGACATGATTGTATTAAATACTTACCTCTGGCCTCATCCAACGCCCCattagaaatattttctttcttctctattCCCTTCAAAATGTGTTGCAATGCTAGCTACTCTAAAGGTTTGTATTTCCAGGAAGATTATGTAATTTTTACCAAACAGTGTACTGAATTGAATATCTATGACTATgcctgtgtatatatatagggggAGATAAACTTGAAAACTCAGCCCAGGAGGAGAGATGAGACCAGCAAGATATGAACTGCCGGAAAAAAATTACTGTGGGCTGCATTAAACAGTTGACTTCACCCAAAAACCAGGTGCTCTAAGCCTCTTGTTTTCCATATCTGGAACTTAATTGGAAACTAATTTATAGTCAAAGCAATAACCGTGTAATTTCGAGCATTGACACTTATGACCAGAATATTCCAATGATCCAATCCTATGGAGCACATCCAAATTGACAGCTATGTATGCTATGTATGGTAATGACAAAATTCTTTCCCGCTAGGACACATTCAAAGCAATAACCGTGTAACacatccaaaaaaacaaaaatttatttcgTGGATGGATTGGACTTTTCTTGTGAATtgacttttatctttattttaaatttatcttaagcttgtgaatttttctttaaaaatattaacgTAGTTGGCgatcaaaaagaataaaaataatagcaTAATAAGCCATGAGTCTTATATTCTCAAGATATTTAAgattcaaatattctctttcttttgtaattatcgaattattttaacaaaattcgcaattattttaacaaaaaaaagtgatgttaactTATCAAAATCTATTACTTCAACAAGttgctaaaaaattatgaaatttattgtatttataacAAAACTTTGCCCATTACCTGCCACAACAACGCCAACTCTAAGCTTAGGCCTAAGGCCCTCtcattgtaatatttttttagtattaaaattgataaaacattaggaaaaatatttggtTGATTTCAAAAAGAGATGAGAGCAAAACGtacatataaaaatttaattaatagtttTACATCTCTATAAACAAGAagactttattaattttttttttttttttacatcgaTCGCTTGAATTTTTCTCCTTAAAGCCTTAAATTACATCAAACCTACACTGGTCATAATTAACGACAAGTTCTGCgcttctttaatttatttttggttgaataATAAGGAATTAATGTGGAATAAACATTGCAAGTTGCAACCCATTTATGTCTATATAATACTCTAATACTTATCTTCTTTTGGAGGGTTGGGTCTAAATTCTCTACACTTATCTTATATTCTATCTAAAcgtttttttaattcaattttttggatCAACTCCTAACTTACACCATGCTTGACAAAGTGGAGAGAGTGACAGAGGCAAAGAGTTTTTCTTTCAAAGCCTTTGGTTTGCAAATTTCAAGGGAgaactctctcttctctctcaattcACTTTAATTTGGGAGGTGAAAAAAATAGGGGACCCGGTGGAACACCACTCACTCCATTTTTATTTCTCCCCAATCAAACAAAGTATTTTATATTACTGGCTGCCTATAAATGTTTTGAGCTTTAATTGTTGTTGTGAAAGCTATTATATGAGACTAGTGACAGCATCATAGcaataatttgtttttgatgGTAAGAAATTATCACTTTCATTATTGGTTAGGGTCTATAATCTCATGTATGCCCAAATATATTGGATAGAAACAGGAAAAAACCTACAAATGTATTTATACTATAAATATCAAACATCGGATCCACACTACTTTTACTTTCAGGGTTGTCATGACTTGTGCCCAAATACGTAGTGCACGTGTAAAGTGTATCTAGTTACCACCAATTGCTAGGATCACACAAGAAATGGGGACAAAGGCATAATATCACACAACTTACCCACTACAAAAGTTGGTAACTCTTGTAGTGTGTATGAAGTTATCTATATTTAGTATCTGTATTTAATTGGTTTTTCCTTAGGTCCTATTATAAGAATCCTTGAGTCCTCTAACTTACAATAGGTCAAACAATGTCTCaaaccaataacaaaaatttgggAGTTCAGTTACTCGTGGAAAATGTGTTAGGACTTGCAACCTATGAAGGCCAGCCGAAATCACTACCTAATTATGATCATATATTTGGGCCcttctataattttttactgCATTCCATGATATCATACATGCATCAAGACATCAAGAGTGACATGTGgaaaacattttgaaaatctttgTACCCACAAATAGCAAATGTCATGATGCACTCAAAATCTTGACGTAACTTTGTGCGGTCACGTTTTGGGGTTTAACTTAATCAACAAGATATTCTTTAGGGAATCTTTGGTTGGAGGTGGAATAGAGTGGATGAAAATTTAAGGAGAGAAAATAGGAGTGGAGTCCTTCCTGCTCTactatatactccacaaataaaaatatgccacatgtccatctaatttattaaatgctaaatttatgttttctattatttcaattacctaaatatgatgagttatttatttatttatttattttaggaaattgaaataatagaatgcataaatttagcatttaataaattagatgaacatgtgacatgttTTATATTTGTAGAGTATATAGTGAAGTAGGAAGAGTGTGATAGAAAATTTGGACTCATAGGAGTGAGTGTTGTTTGGTAAGAAGAGAAAGGATGAAAAAATTTTGGTGACGCTCAGACATTTTCTCCCTTGATCTACCAAAAATTGATCTCTTCATTTCGGAGGGGAAACACAAGTGATTTAAATGCAACCATGTCAGTTACTTTTCTACCCGTCTTAAACGTTAAACatgcatattttcaatgtttatttatttatttttttataacttttttcgTCCTTTTcgttttttgctttctttgtggTTTGTTCTCTTTCAgttttcactttctttcttttgtttattttattttatgttgtttatttatttttctttctttgtgtttgtttaGTATCAATCTTTGTGCTTTCCTTTTTATCCCTAttggtttattaaaaaaaatgtaataaatttaataacaaagagaaaaaaaagaatatgtataatgttttaatttttatataatattttataaattttaattgataaaataagtaatattttattaaaaaattatttcatatataattaaataaggaTGTAAGAGTAAATATATACtaactatattttctattttcccatttttcttctcaaccaaacaaatttttttttcattcctccactttttcaccactccaaccaaacacaaatgaatgaaattaaaatctcttaTATCCTtctacttttccatcctctctcCATTTTCTATCCTTCAACTTTTCCATCTCTCTAACCAAACTGGCCCCCTTAAGCTCTTGTGGAGGCTCCACTCCAAAAAAAACCCTTGGGCTTCCTAGGATTTGTCCCCCTAAATTTATTTGTGTTCTTGATTGGGTACAACCTACAATGGGAGACCCCTGGAGTGGTTTTCTCAATGGTGGATTGTACCCTAGCCCAATTTGTCGTTAGATTGCTTTGTATTGGGCCCAGCTAAGGAGATTCCTAACTGCTGAATTACCCTTTTGAGATCCGAGCAAGATCTCTGAACCCTAAACTATGTTCTCACTTTCTCTCGTGTAATTCTCCCCCAATTTTTATTCCAACCCCCAATTTGATTTTCCTTCCCTCTTTTATACCCTCCCTTTGTTGGATCCCTTGATAACAAAATATTCCACACATGTTGTGGGTCCTATCGTTTTTAGGGTTTAAGTGGATCTTTGAGTCTGTAATACTATTTCGGCCTATCAAATCATTCATCAAGGGTGAGACCCTAAATCCTGACATTGGAAAGATCACCTAGTAATTTGTACCCGACACCAATTTTGTACTCGGCAATGCATCCATACTTGTGTTATTCTTTGTCCTCGACATGGCTAATCATCCTTGGTgggtagggatggcaatttttgcccAGCCTGCGGATACCCAGTCTAACCCTAATGGGTCAGATTTTACTCGGtctaataaaaaatagggttgggtttgggttaaaaaaaaaaaaaaaaactcgaagCGAGTCTGGATTTTTACAAAAACCCGGACCAACccgattatatatatacatagttaCTAAAATACCCTAAATGTATATATAGTTATAACCCTAAAATTTTCGCAGTCTCACCTCACACTCTCATCTCTTTAGCCGCCTTTCAAGTCTTATCTCTTCAGCTTACCCTCTCACACATCAACCTTACTCAGTTTCCACTCTCAATCTCAACTCAAGCATTCAAGCCTCATGCAAGCCCTCCCTCAAGCGACCAAGACAATCCTTGCCGACAAGCCCAGCTACAATCAAGTATCAAGCACCTCGCCGACAAGCCTAGCCACCATCATGAAACTCTCAACCATCGTGAACTACCCCTCACTCGTTACAGATCCACAACCGgatggatttgggtttttttcttttcgtgTTTTTGTGAGCAaaatttggttttgggttttgtttttgtgagccaaatttgttggtttttttttttttttttttttttttttttgtgttttgttggtGGGATTTTTAGATTTGCTAATTTTATTTCtggatttgcaaaatttctgggatttgttggattttttgtgCAGATTGGTTTGTTAGATCTTGGCATCCGTTTGGATGCCAAGAAAATGTTCTGTGAtgatttgtgattttgggtttgtaccaatttctttgtttgtgattttgggccgGGGCCCGTGAGCCCCGTGGGCTTCGATGGGGCGGGTTTGggtgcaacaaaaaaaaacggGTTCGAGTAACGGGTATAGAC is a genomic window of Quercus lobata isolate SW786 chromosome 2, ValleyOak3.0 Primary Assembly, whole genome shotgun sequence containing:
- the LOC115964300 gene encoding uncharacterized protein LOC115964300, with translation MGRWMRPEVYPLLAAMTFVTSLCTFQLVRNVLQNPDVRVNKAHRKMAVLDNREEGMRYAEHGFRKFLRTRPPEVMPTINNFFSQDN